In the Brettanomyces nanus chromosome 1, complete sequence genome, TATTGTTCTCTCTTTAGGACATTCAACAGTCTCAGGACTTGGACTCCAATTTGGGGTCCAAAGTTGGGGCCGCGCTATTATGCCTCAATATCACGATCTCTCAGACCGTACCAAGTTGAATGTATCCAACGATGTATGGACACACTTaacaaaggagaaaagCGCCGAATTGCCGTGAGCATAGCCACTGGCGGAGGGAAAACGTTTGTATTTACAAAACTGATCTCTAAACTATCAACAATTCCAAtaaatgatgaaaagactCGAGGTAATGGCATTTTGATACTTGTACATAGGAAAGAACTAGCAGATCAAACGATTCAATGCATCCGAAGTTGTAAAGAGCTTGAAAGATGTCACGTTTATCTTGAAATGGCCAAATCATCAGTGAATGAGGAACAACTTCGTTCCGAGAGCCACGACCTCTTTATAGTGGTGGCCAGTGTCCCTACATTAGCTCGATCTAGCGAAAGACTTGAGAAGTTTGACCCGGCACAGTTCAGAGCCATCATAGTAGATGAATGTCATCATGCTGTCAGCAAATCATACCTAAAGATCTTTAAATGGTTTGGGTGTGATAAGGGTGAAGCAAAGTCACCTTTCCTCTTAGGATTCTCCGCCACGTTGCAACGTCATGACAAGAAACCACTACGCAGAGTGTTTGACGAGATTGTCTACGAAAAAAGCATGATAGAATTAGTGGATGAGGGATATTTGGTTGATTGCGATTGGAAAATGGTGGAGGCACGGTTCAATTTGTCATCTGTAGAAGTTGGGTATGATGGTGATTATAAATTGAACTCTTTGGCCAAACATGTTGATACAGACGATATTAACGAATTGGCTTTAAAGACCTACAAATTCTttgaaaggaaaagaaagttgcAATCTACTTTGATATTCTGCTGTAATGTTGAGCACATGGAGAATTTGGGTAGATTATTCCGAATTAATGGCATTGAAGCTCAGTACGTGACTGGTAATACCAAGATGTTTGAGAGATCACATATTGTAGATGATTTTAAAAGTGGAGACATTAAGGTCCTTATTAATTGTGGAGTGTTCACTGAAGGTACGAATCTTCCGAATATTGACTCAATTATGCTGCTTCGACCAACCAAATCGCAACCTTTGCTTACACAGATGGTGGGGAGAGGATTAAGATTACATGAAGGAAAGGACAAATGTTTGGTAGTTGATTTTGTGGAGAGTAAAGATACTGGATTGAGTTTAAGTGGAGACTTAGGAGGTGTTAATGTTGAGAATTCCATAGGTAGCTTATTTTCAGCCTATGACGGAGGACATCAGGGAAGAGGACTTGACGAGCCACTAGAAAAGCAGCCCGATTATATTGAGTTCAGAACATTTGAGGGATTTAAGGATTTAGTAAAGAATTGGGAAAAGGAAAACGAGACAAGCGGTAAGAGGATCCAGAACGACGTTTACCAACGATTGATAAGCGCTAAGGATGCATGGATTCAAACTAGACAAGATTCATGGGCATTAAAGATGAATGATAATCATTACTATAGAATTGATGTGGATAGGAAAAGACAGATTGTGAAATTGATCTACGTTTCGATGGTCGCTAAGATGAATTCGGCGATATTGAATGGAAAAGGAAGGTATGTGAGGATACCATATAATAAGGAGATCATGGAGTCCGACAATGTGGAAGAGGTGCtaaaaaagatgaagcaagagatggaagagaatgggaccaaaaaagaaatgtaTGAAGCAGAGAACAACAGacgtttcttctttgggaaGGGAAAAATTACGAAGAAACAATACACCTTTTTAATGGGAGCCATGGAAGGAACTGTCAATCCCAGTAAACATTGTCGAGTGGATCTAGACAAGTTTAAAGAGGCTGTTGGAAAGGAATTACAAGCATTGAGCAAATTTGAAGCATCCAATTTAATATTTGCATACACGATCTCTCGGAGAAAGGCACTAGAGGTTTGGGCTACTAAAAAGGTTTTGAGTAGTcgagaaaaaagaagaaaggtGATGAAAATAACGTCTATTACCTATGGAAGGATATAAGCGATTAGAGTAATAGATAGACACAAAAACAGCAATAATATAATGCCCTATAAGATCTTATCTATCATAGATAACGGGATCTGGTATTCAGATAAAAGAATCTAATTATCATTG is a window encoding:
- a CDS encoding uncharacterized protein (BUSCO:EOG093415LZ), coding for MAKSSVNEEQLRSESHDLFIVVASVPTLARSSERLEKFDPAQFRAIIVDECHHAVSKSYLKIFKWFGCDKGEAKSPFLLGFSATLQRHDKKPLRRVFDEIVYEKSMIELVDEGYLVDCDWKMVEARFNLSSVEVGYDGDYKLNSLAKHVDTDDINELALKTYKFFERKRKLQSTLIFCCNVEHMENLGRLFRINGIEAQYVTGNTKMFERSHIVDDFKSGDIKVLINCGVFTEGTNLPNIDSIMLLRPTKSQPLLTQMVGRGLRLHEGKDKCLVVDFVESKDTGLSLSGDLGGVNVENSIGSLFSAYDGGHQGRGLDEPLEKQPDYIEFRTFEGFKDLVKNWEKENETSGKRIQNDVYQRLISAKDAWIQTRQDSWALKMNDNHYYRIDVDRKRQIVKLIYVSMVAKMNSAILNGKGRYVRIPYNKEIMESDNVEEVLKKMKQEMEENGTKKEMYEAENNRRFFFGKGKITKKQYTFLMGAMEGTVNPSKHCRVDLDKFKEAVGKELQALSKFEASNLIFAYTISRRKALEVWATKKVLSSREKRRKVMKITSITYGRI